The following are encoded together in the Xanthomonas vesicatoria ATCC 35937 genome:
- a CDS encoding S9 family peptidase, which produces MQSEPKARAVRRYTWAWAGVVALAAPLQAPAAGVPASPPAAAASSGYQLPSPALQAVVDAPRAPLLQLSPKRDLAAMLQLPALPDIAEVAQPELKLAGVRIHPKTYAASRFSFSSKLWLLAVADGSERQIAGLPSPLSLADLSWSPDQRYLAFRREDAASGANELWLVDVAAKQAKRLVAGLNTSVNDDLRWLPDGSGLLLQQQVAGQGAPPARDATPDGPAIQQTSAAAGVRSLPTYQDLLRNEADARVFEYYATGQPIIVTVSGQVRPIAAPGIYLNLSVSPDGRYILSERSERPFSYLVPVDNFARRIEVLDLQGKLVRQIAQLPLVEGLPTGNDAVRTGVRDIAWRVDAPATLVWAEAQDGGDPARASKVRDVVRMQTAPFTRAPVTLAQLGSRFDGIQWGRGDLAILSESWWKTRRIKQWRIAPDQPRQAPELLWDRSSQDRYNDPGTPATVADGKGHLLLQTSGDGNSLFLLGKGASPEGDRPFVDRFDLQSKRATRLFRSQAPTYSAPLALLDAQGTRLLLSRESPEEPANYFVQSLDDAAPAPRALTHFAHPLPQLRGVQKEQIRYKRADGVDLTATLLLPPGYEPKRDGPRPLLMWAYPGEFKSADTASQVTDSPYRFNAISYWGPQAFLAIGYVVLNNPTMPIVGEGDAEPNDTYVPQLVADAQAAVDEVVRRGVTDREHIAIGGHSYGAFMTANLLAHTRLFKAGIARSGAYNRTLTPFGFQAEERNYWQAQSVYQAMSPFNYADKIKDPLLLIHGQDDNNTGTFPIQSERMFAAIKGLGGTAKLVLLPNESHAYRARQSILQMLAESEQWLKRNLGEPVKEQRATHAR; this is translated from the coding sequence ATGCAAAGCGAGCCCAAGGCACGAGCGGTGCGGCGGTACACATGGGCGTGGGCAGGCGTGGTGGCTTTGGCCGCGCCGCTGCAGGCCCCGGCCGCCGGTGTGCCGGCATCCCCGCCAGCGGCAGCGGCAAGCAGCGGCTATCAGTTGCCGTCCCCGGCGCTGCAGGCGGTGGTGGACGCGCCGCGCGCGCCGTTGCTGCAATTGTCGCCCAAGCGCGACCTCGCCGCGATGCTGCAGTTGCCGGCATTGCCGGACATCGCCGAGGTGGCTCAGCCCGAACTCAAGCTGGCCGGCGTGCGCATCCACCCCAAGACCTATGCGGCCAGCCGCTTCTCCTTCTCCAGCAAGCTGTGGCTGCTGGCGGTGGCCGATGGGAGCGAGCGCCAGATTGCCGGGCTGCCGTCGCCGCTGTCGCTGGCCGATTTGAGCTGGTCGCCGGATCAGCGCTATCTGGCGTTCCGCCGCGAGGATGCCGCCAGCGGCGCCAACGAGCTGTGGCTGGTGGACGTGGCGGCCAAGCAGGCGAAGCGCCTGGTGGCCGGCTTGAACACGAGCGTCAACGACGATCTGCGCTGGTTGCCAGATGGCAGCGGGTTGCTGCTGCAACAGCAGGTGGCGGGGCAGGGCGCACCGCCCGCACGTGATGCGACACCGGATGGCCCGGCGATTCAGCAGACCAGCGCTGCAGCCGGCGTGCGCTCGCTACCGACCTATCAGGACTTGTTGCGCAACGAGGCCGATGCGCGCGTGTTCGAGTATTACGCCACCGGCCAACCCATCATCGTCACGGTCAGTGGGCAGGTGCGCCCGATCGCCGCGCCGGGCATCTATCTCAACCTGTCGGTGTCGCCGGATGGCCGTTACATTCTGAGCGAACGCAGCGAGCGGCCGTTCTCGTACCTGGTGCCGGTGGACAACTTCGCGCGCCGCATCGAGGTGCTGGATCTGCAGGGCAAGCTGGTGCGCCAGATCGCCCAGCTGCCATTGGTGGAAGGCTTGCCGACCGGCAACGACGCGGTACGCACTGGCGTGCGCGACATCGCCTGGCGCGTCGATGCGCCAGCCACCCTGGTCTGGGCCGAGGCGCAGGATGGCGGCGACCCGGCACGCGCGAGCAAGGTGCGCGATGTGGTGCGGATGCAGACCGCGCCGTTCACGCGTGCGCCGGTGACGCTGGCGCAGCTGGGCAGCCGGTTCGATGGCATCCAGTGGGGCCGTGGCGATCTGGCCATCCTCAGCGAGAGCTGGTGGAAGACCCGCCGCATCAAGCAATGGCGCATCGCCCCCGATCAGCCCAGACAAGCGCCCGAGCTGCTGTGGGACCGTTCCTCGCAGGACCGCTACAACGACCCAGGCACACCGGCGACGGTGGCCGACGGCAAGGGCCACTTGCTGCTGCAGACCAGCGGCGACGGCAACAGCCTGTTCCTGCTCGGCAAGGGCGCCTCGCCGGAAGGCGACCGGCCGTTTGTGGATCGTTTCGATCTGCAGAGCAAGCGCGCCACACGGCTGTTCCGTTCGCAGGCGCCCACTTATTCCGCGCCACTGGCGCTGCTGGATGCGCAGGGCACGCGGTTGCTGCTCAGCCGCGAATCGCCTGAAGAACCGGCCAATTACTTCGTGCAGTCGCTGGACGATGCGGCGCCAGCACCGCGTGCCTTGACGCACTTCGCCCATCCGCTGCCGCAGCTGCGCGGCGTGCAGAAGGAGCAGATCCGCTACAAGCGCGCCGATGGCGTGGACCTCACCGCCACGCTGCTGCTGCCGCCCGGTTACGAGCCCAAACGCGACGGCCCGCGGCCGTTGCTGATGTGGGCGTACCCGGGTGAGTTCAAAAGCGCCGACACCGCCAGCCAGGTCACCGACTCGCCGTATCGCTTCAATGCCATCAGCTACTGGGGCCCGCAGGCGTTCCTGGCGATCGGCTACGTGGTGCTCAACAACCCGACCATGCCGATCGTCGGCGAAGGCGATGCCGAACCCAATGACACCTATGTGCCGCAGCTGGTCGCCGATGCGCAGGCAGCGGTGGATGAAGTGGTGCGGCGCGGGGTCACCGATCGCGAGCACATCGCCATCGGCGGGCATTCGTACGGCGCCTTCATGACCGCGAACCTGCTCGCGCACACGCGGCTGTTCAAGGCCGGTATCGCACGCAGCGGTGCGTACAACCGCACGCTCACCCCGTTCGGTTTCCAGGCCGAAGAACGCAACTACTGGCAGGCGCAATCGGTGTACCAGGCGATGTCGCCGTTCAACTACGCCGACAAGATCAAGGACCCGCTGCTGCTGATCCACGGCCAGGACGACAACAACACCGGCACCTTCCCGATCCAGAGCGAGCGCATGTTCGCCGCGATCAAGGGCCTGGGTGGCACCGCGAAGCTGGTACTGCTGCCCAACGAATCGCATGCCTACCGCGCGCGGCAATCGATCCTGCAGATGCTGGCAGAGAGTGAGCAGTGGTTGAAGCGCAATCTTGGCGAGCCGGTGAAGGAGCAGCGCGCTACGCACGCGCGTTGA
- the ppc gene encoding phosphoenolpyruvate carboxylase: MNEYRSSLVFATPDLPLRDDVRRLGALVGDLLAEQVSAEFLDEIERVRTTAIARRESDAPPSTLSEQLAGREPRDAESLVRAFSTYFQVVNIAERVHRIRRRREYQRSGIDTPQPDGLHDALRRLKAQGVSLDELSEWLPRIDVEPVFTAHPTEAVRRALLEKEQLMVASLVDNLDGMRTPNERASDAARFRMALTASWQTADSSPVRPTVDDEREHVGFYLIQVLYRVIPVMYETLEHAIEETYGSVPSLPRLLRFGTWVGGDMDGNPNVDATTIAGTLDAQRRAVLDRYQKELWQLASLLSQSTTLVAVSPALNAQLERYRALLPDAAARSRPRHGDMPYRLLNDLMRARLQATLDDADGAYTAPSELEQDLQLILDSLQANKGLHAGWFAVRRLLWRVRSFGFHLARLDVRQESSVHARAVADALGQADWDEQDAKQRAALLGPYASGEQALPRVEDEGNARLDAVFAALADARMRHGADALGSYIISMAHNRADVLTVLALARRGGLVDDAGAVPLDIVPLFETVDDLRGGTGTVQDLLADPVYRQHLAARGDTQMVMLGYSDSGKDGGIAASRWGLQRAQVELLEAAAELGVRLTFFHGRGGSIARGGGKTSRALDAAPRGSVDGRLRVTEQGEVIHRKYGIRALALRSLEQMTGAVLLSSLRPRAPEPREDNWRPVMDLVAERSTVAYRAFVGAPDFMQYFRLATPIDVIERMTLGSRPSRRLGQDAALSNLRAIPWVFAWSQARAVIPGWYGVGSGLQAAVDAGHEDSLREMAQDWPFFRTFLDDIAMVLSKGDLNIAELFSRLSGDLHMRFFPQIRDELALTKRWVKALLQQQSLLQHDPRLALSIRLRNPYIDPISVLQVDLLQRWRATDGEDEDLLRALVACVNGVSQGVQNTG, translated from the coding sequence ATGAACGAGTACCGCAGCAGTCTTGTGTTCGCTACCCCCGATCTTCCCTTGCGCGACGATGTGCGTCGCCTCGGTGCACTGGTCGGCGATCTGCTCGCCGAACAGGTGTCTGCGGAATTCCTTGATGAAATAGAACGCGTCCGCACCACTGCCATCGCGCGGCGCGAAAGCGATGCGCCGCCCTCCACGCTGAGCGAGCAACTGGCCGGCCGTGAGCCGCGCGATGCCGAGTCGCTGGTGCGTGCGTTCAGCACGTATTTCCAGGTGGTCAACATCGCCGAGCGCGTGCATCGCATCCGCCGCCGCCGCGAGTACCAGCGCAGCGGTATCGATACGCCGCAGCCCGACGGCCTACACGATGCCTTGCGCCGGCTCAAGGCGCAGGGCGTGAGCCTGGATGAACTGAGCGAGTGGTTGCCGCGCATCGACGTGGAGCCGGTGTTCACCGCGCACCCCACCGAAGCGGTGCGCCGCGCGTTGCTGGAAAAAGAACAGCTGATGGTCGCCAGCCTGGTCGATAACCTCGACGGCATGCGCACGCCCAACGAGCGCGCCAGCGATGCGGCGCGCTTCCGCATGGCGCTGACCGCCTCCTGGCAGACCGCCGACTCCTCGCCGGTGCGTCCTACCGTGGACGACGAACGCGAGCACGTTGGGTTCTATCTCATCCAGGTGCTCTATCGCGTCATCCCGGTGATGTACGAAACCCTCGAACACGCCATCGAAGAAACCTACGGCAGCGTGCCGTCCCTGCCGCGCCTGCTGCGCTTCGGCACCTGGGTGGGCGGGGACATGGACGGCAATCCCAACGTGGATGCCACCACCATTGCCGGCACGCTGGATGCGCAGCGCCGCGCCGTGCTGGACCGCTACCAGAAAGAACTCTGGCAGCTGGCCAGCCTGCTCAGCCAGTCCACCACGCTGGTGGCGGTGAGCCCAGCGTTGAACGCGCAACTGGAGCGTTATCGCGCCTTGCTGCCGGACGCTGCCGCGCGCTCGCGCCCGCGCCACGGCGACATGCCGTACCGGTTGCTCAACGATCTGATGCGCGCACGCCTGCAGGCCACGTTGGACGATGCCGATGGCGCCTACACCGCGCCGTCGGAGCTTGAGCAGGATCTGCAATTGATCCTGGACAGCCTGCAGGCCAACAAGGGACTGCACGCCGGCTGGTTTGCGGTGCGCCGGCTGTTGTGGCGCGTGCGCAGCTTCGGGTTTCATCTGGCGCGGCTGGATGTGCGCCAGGAATCGAGCGTGCATGCGCGTGCAGTGGCCGATGCACTCGGCCAGGCGGACTGGGACGAACAGGATGCCAAGCAGCGCGCTGCCTTGCTCGGCCCGTACGCGTCCGGCGAACAGGCGTTGCCGCGCGTGGAGGACGAAGGCAATGCACGGCTGGATGCGGTCTTCGCCGCACTTGCCGATGCACGCATGCGCCATGGCGCCGATGCACTGGGTAGTTACATCATCTCGATGGCGCATAACCGCGCCGATGTGCTCACCGTGCTTGCCTTGGCGCGGCGTGGTGGCCTGGTCGACGACGCTGGTGCGGTGCCGCTGGATATCGTGCCGCTGTTCGAAACGGTGGACGATTTACGCGGCGGCACCGGCACCGTGCAGGACCTGCTGGCCGACCCGGTGTATCGCCAACACCTGGCCGCGCGTGGCGATACGCAGATGGTGATGCTGGGGTATTCGGACAGCGGCAAGGACGGCGGCATCGCGGCCTCGCGCTGGGGCCTGCAGCGCGCCCAGGTGGAACTGCTGGAAGCGGCCGCCGAGCTGGGCGTGCGGCTGACCTTTTTCCATGGCCGCGGCGGTTCGATCGCACGCGGTGGCGGCAAGACCAGCCGTGCGCTGGATGCTGCGCCGCGCGGCAGCGTCGACGGTCGCCTGCGCGTCACCGAGCAGGGCGAGGTGATCCATCGCAAGTACGGCATTCGCGCGTTGGCATTGCGCTCGCTGGAGCAGATGACCGGTGCGGTGCTGTTGTCCAGCCTGCGTCCGCGCGCGCCCGAGCCGCGCGAGGACAACTGGCGGCCGGTGATGGATCTGGTTGCCGAACGCAGCACCGTGGCCTATCGCGCCTTCGTCGGTGCGCCGGATTTCATGCAGTACTTCCGCCTCGCGACGCCGATCGATGTGATCGAACGCATGACGCTGGGCTCGCGCCCGTCGCGTCGGCTGGGCCAGGATGCGGCGCTGTCGAATCTGCGCGCGATCCCCTGGGTATTTGCGTGGAGCCAGGCGCGTGCGGTGATTCCGGGGTGGTACGGCGTGGGCAGCGGCTTGCAGGCGGCGGTGGATGCCGGGCATGAAGACAGCCTGCGCGAGATGGCGCAGGACTGGCCGTTCTTCCGCACCTTCCTGGACGACATCGCCATGGTGCTGTCCAAGGGCGACCTTAATATCGCCGAGCTGTTTTCGCGGCTGTCCGGTGACCTGCATATGCGGTTTTTCCCGCAGATTCGCGACGAACTGGCGCTGACCAAGCGCTGGGTCAAGGCGCTGCTGCAACAGCAATCGTTGCTGCAGCACGACCCGCGGCTTGCGTTGTCGATCCGCCTGCGAAACCCCTATATCGACCCGATCAGCGTGTTGCAGGTCGACCTGCTGCAGCGTTGGCGCGCCACCGACGGCGAAGACGAAGATCTGCTGCGTGCGCTGGTCGCCTGCGTCAACGGCGTCTCGCAAGGGGTGCAGAACACCGGCTGA
- a CDS encoding TetR/AcrR family transcriptional regulator, translated as MTTPRPDAALRRRQILDAADEVFSEHGVNAPLELVVERAGLGRATLYRNFPDREALMTALMARGLDGLERLAADLADRPDGLAMLLHDVAEHIAQSAPLVDFWRSMERANPAVESADRRVVAIFLPFVHRARDAGLCRADVDDEQLLLVIDMLGSCLRGNDETERKRLAHRSADLLMHALGMQVPDGGTR; from the coding sequence ATGACGACACCCCGCCCCGATGCCGCGCTCCGCCGCCGGCAGATTCTCGATGCTGCCGACGAAGTGTTCAGCGAACACGGCGTCAACGCCCCGTTGGAACTGGTGGTGGAGCGCGCCGGCCTTGGCCGCGCCACCCTGTACCGCAATTTCCCGGATCGGGAAGCGTTGATGACCGCGCTGATGGCACGCGGGCTGGATGGCCTGGAGCGGCTGGCCGCCGATCTGGCCGACCGCCCGGATGGACTGGCCATGCTGCTGCACGACGTGGCCGAGCACATCGCCCAGTCCGCGCCGCTGGTGGATTTCTGGCGCTCGATGGAACGCGCAAATCCGGCAGTGGAATCGGCCGACCGCCGCGTCGTGGCGATCTTCCTGCCGTTCGTGCACCGTGCCCGCGACGCCGGCTTGTGCCGGGCTGATGTCGACGACGAGCAACTGCTGCTGGTGATCGACATGCTGGGCAGCTGCCTGCGCGGTAACGACGAAACGGAGCGCAAGCGTCTGGCGCATCGCTCGGCAGACCTGCTGATGCATGCGCTGGGCATGCAGGTGCCGGACGGCGGCACACGATGA
- a CDS encoding DUF4105 domain-containing protein, with protein sequence MTPATRATIGRWALRVLLVLAALWGGLAIYFALTGNAVVRGGWVASWCAMALAALWGLRRGRENWALAGIFGAAFVVLAVSWGLMQPSQDRDWADDVAQRLQPEVRGNLVTLHNVRNFDWHSETNYVPRWETRRYDLDRLVSADLALSYWMGPAIAHTLVSFGFDDGSHVVFSLEIRKERGESFSAVGGFFRSFEETLVAADERDILRVRTNVRGEDMYLYRLAIPKAGLRRMFMGYVGLANELNRKPAFYNTLTSNCTTIVFALVRQLQPTLPLDHRLLLSGYADQYAYDHHGLMPGYDFTTLKQRGHFTARAIAADTALDFSERIRAGMPQAPAPGVSTSAAR encoded by the coding sequence ATGACACCGGCAACCCGCGCGACCATCGGCCGCTGGGCGTTGCGCGTGCTGCTGGTGCTGGCAGCGCTGTGGGGCGGCCTGGCGATCTATTTCGCGCTCACCGGAAATGCCGTCGTGCGTGGCGGTTGGGTGGCATCGTGGTGCGCGATGGCGTTGGCCGCGTTGTGGGGCTTGCGCCGTGGGCGCGAGAACTGGGCCCTGGCGGGCATCTTCGGTGCCGCGTTCGTGGTGCTGGCGGTGTCGTGGGGTCTCATGCAGCCCAGCCAGGACCGCGACTGGGCCGATGATGTCGCCCAGCGTCTGCAACCGGAAGTGCGCGGCAATCTCGTGACCCTGCACAACGTGCGCAATTTCGACTGGCATAGCGAAACCAATTACGTCCCACGCTGGGAAACCCGCCGCTACGATCTGGACCGCCTGGTCAGCGCCGATCTGGCCTTGTCGTACTGGATGGGCCCGGCGATTGCCCACACGCTGGTGTCGTTCGGCTTCGACGACGGCTCGCACGTGGTGTTTTCGCTGGAAATCCGCAAGGAACGCGGCGAATCCTTTTCTGCGGTAGGCGGCTTCTTTCGCAGCTTCGAAGAAACCCTGGTGGCCGCCGACGAGCGCGACATCCTGCGCGTGCGCACCAATGTGCGTGGCGAGGACATGTATCTGTATCGGCTGGCCATTCCCAAGGCCGGCCTGCGCCGCATGTTCATGGGCTATGTCGGGCTAGCCAACGAGTTGAATCGCAAGCCGGCCTTCTACAACACGCTGACCAGTAATTGCACCACGATCGTCTTCGCCCTGGTGCGGCAGCTGCAGCCCACCTTGCCGCTGGATCACCGCTTGCTGCTGTCCGGCTATGCCGACCAATACGCGTACGACCATCACGGCCTGATGCCGGGCTATGACTTTACGACGTTGAAGCAGCGCGGACATTTCACCGCGCGAGCCATTGCCGCCGATACCGCGCTGGATTTTTCCGAACGCATTCGTGCCGGCATGCCGCAGGCGCCTGCGCCTGGCGTGTCGACGAGCGCAGCGCGGTGA
- a CDS encoding esterase/lipase family protein, protein MQHRRFRRAALLLVALLACTWLSGCAMVTVQSRNSGDYIAQTRGDVLSTGALSQAGSETLQVAGLQPKACRQQPLPCVQQLATVAGLGDERRLATQAELWTAHAIDLSGRNPAQMSDAAVQAWLEAARHAYAYLFFTERAPSARAFENRQTQVRDYYNYAVKQVVERLFARAQQAGDTVPTPTQVGAWQVAVDMSAYRLPGGGNTPRAIFAASALRFNGLRSTYRRDGFGAELVAEVDPQVVGDPAGLALQQAVAARVPPERPMPTFSEMPYAPATLLLRFDGGTLDAVLRTDAVTMVPYDPYRQNEVVLHGQHVPLAANFTAAYGLWLAKSGFAAQSLRSMLGSARGIDRPHLYLMQPYDPNRRVLLMLHGLASSPEAWVNVANEVMGDETLRQRYQIWQVYYPTNAPIAVNRAEIQALVERSLRHFDPSGTAIASHDMVLIGHSMGGVIGRLLVSASGEQIWNALLQDYRLEGERGARVRAKLAPLLHFSPMPQIDRAIFIAAPHRGTPLAEGGLGRFVGRMVRLPIALLDRFGDVLQDLANSEREGQGGDDRRKGRLLPPTSIDNLRDTDPFVRATMDLPISPRVRYHTIIGRENPQVPLAESDDGLVPYRSAHLDGAASELVVTSWHSVQETPQAILEIRRILHAQLQAEAGQAPAQIVSPAPATTPAVL, encoded by the coding sequence ATACAGCACAGGCGTTTTCGTCGCGCGGCTTTGCTGTTGGTGGCGCTACTTGCATGCACGTGGTTGAGCGGCTGCGCGATGGTCACGGTGCAATCGCGCAACAGCGGCGACTACATCGCACAGACGCGTGGCGATGTACTCAGCACCGGTGCGCTCAGCCAGGCCGGCAGCGAGACCTTGCAGGTGGCCGGGCTGCAACCCAAGGCCTGCCGTCAGCAGCCGTTGCCTTGCGTGCAGCAGCTCGCCACGGTGGCGGGCCTTGGCGATGAGCGCCGTCTGGCTACGCAAGCCGAGCTATGGACGGCGCATGCAATCGACCTGAGCGGCCGCAACCCGGCGCAGATGAGCGATGCGGCGGTGCAGGCCTGGCTGGAAGCCGCGCGGCATGCCTACGCGTATCTGTTTTTCACCGAGCGCGCGCCAAGTGCGCGCGCGTTCGAAAACCGCCAGACGCAGGTGCGCGACTACTACAACTACGCCGTGAAACAGGTGGTTGAGCGCCTGTTCGCGCGCGCGCAGCAGGCCGGCGACACGGTGCCGACACCGACGCAGGTGGGTGCTTGGCAGGTGGCCGTCGATATGTCCGCATATCGGTTACCGGGTGGCGGCAATACGCCGCGCGCGATCTTTGCCGCCTCGGCGCTGCGCTTCAATGGCTTGCGCAGCACCTATCGACGCGATGGCTTCGGTGCCGAACTGGTGGCCGAAGTGGACCCGCAGGTGGTCGGCGACCCGGCCGGGCTGGCCCTGCAGCAAGCCGTTGCCGCACGTGTGCCGCCCGAACGCCCCATGCCGACCTTCAGCGAGATGCCGTATGCACCGGCAACGCTGCTGCTGCGTTTCGATGGCGGCACCCTGGACGCAGTGCTGCGCACCGATGCGGTGACCATGGTGCCGTACGACCCGTATCGCCAGAACGAGGTGGTGTTGCATGGGCAGCATGTGCCGCTGGCGGCCAACTTCACCGCCGCCTACGGGTTGTGGCTGGCCAAGTCGGGCTTCGCCGCGCAATCGTTGCGCTCGATGCTGGGCAGCGCACGCGGCATCGATCGCCCGCATCTGTATCTGATGCAGCCCTACGACCCCAATCGCCGCGTGCTGCTGATGCTGCACGGGCTGGCCAGCAGCCCGGAAGCCTGGGTCAACGTGGCCAATGAAGTGATGGGCGACGAAACATTGCGTCAGCGCTATCAGATCTGGCAGGTGTATTACCCCACCAACGCGCCGATTGCGGTCAATCGTGCGGAAATCCAGGCGTTGGTGGAGCGCAGCCTGCGTCACTTCGACCCGTCCGGCACGGCGATCGCCTCGCACGACATGGTGTTGATCGGCCACAGCATGGGCGGAGTGATCGGGCGCTTGCTGGTGTCTGCGTCCGGCGAGCAGATTTGGAACGCCTTGCTGCAGGACTATCGGCTGGAAGGCGAACGCGGTGCGCGTGTGCGTGCCAAGCTAGCGCCGTTACTGCATTTTTCGCCAATGCCACAGATCGACCGCGCCATCTTCATCGCCGCGCCGCACCGCGGCACGCCATTGGCCGAAGGTGGGCTCGGGCGCTTCGTCGGGCGTATGGTGCGGCTGCCGATCGCCCTGCTGGATCGCTTCGGTGATGTGCTGCAGGATCTGGCCAACAGCGAACGCGAAGGGCAGGGTGGCGATGACCGGCGCAAGGGCCGCCTATTGCCGCCCACCAGCATCGACAATCTGCGCGATACCGACCCGTTCGTACGCGCCACGATGGATCTGCCGATCTCGCCACGGGTGCGATACCACACCATCATCGGCCGCGAGAACCCGCAGGTGCCGCTGGCCGAGTCCGACGATGGGTTGGTGCCGTATCGCAGCGCGCATCTGGACGGCGCTGCGTCCGAACTGGTGGTGACGTCCTGGCACAGCGTGCAGGAGACCCCACAGGCGATCCTTGAAATCCGCCGCATCCTGCATGCGCAGTTGCAGGCCGAGGCTGGGCAGGCGCCTGCGCAAATCGTATCGCCCGCGCCTGCGACGACCCCTGCGGTGTTGTGA
- a CDS encoding OmpA family protein, which produces MLTVLVLSGTSRTGSNKEGAMRKQSTVLWASLLLVSCGRGEGSKDAATAADPGIAAPQVAQAKSAPDAPAAVDESVPEFPAIPTIVVPEIVGVTPAQRALEDALQDTLDPIEGVSVAPARCGDGGTLINDAGITSVDANGNLLRNGDSGLFNLKADGSGTANFEGGLVNVNADGSGTINASGQGGGDALIDVQSNGGGTYNGPAGLISLNGKGAGTWNSDKSGLIDNYGDGSGTWNGPRGLVTINADGSGTWNGPDGLVQNRGDGTGTVGTPPREVRMPPLPKVPPAGRFPPLQKFAPPGTPCGYLITLNDRILFDFDKSDIRPDAVRVLDTLAAALGKVTTQQMEVRGHTDAKGDDAYNQALSERRAHAVLAALRTRGAAQGAGAKGYGESQPVAPNTVNGQDNPGGRQLNRRVEIFLRT; this is translated from the coding sequence TTGTTGACCGTGCTCGTGCTATCAGGCACGTCTCGTACAGGCTCGAACAAGGAAGGCGCGATGCGCAAGCAGTCAACGGTGCTGTGGGCCTCGCTGTTGTTAGTGAGTTGCGGCCGTGGCGAGGGTTCGAAGGATGCGGCCACTGCTGCCGATCCGGGGATTGCGGCACCTCAGGTGGCACAGGCCAAGAGTGCGCCGGATGCGCCCGCAGCAGTGGATGAAAGCGTGCCGGAATTTCCGGCTATCCCGACCATCGTCGTCCCCGAGATCGTCGGCGTGACCCCGGCGCAGCGCGCGCTGGAAGACGCGCTGCAGGACACTCTCGACCCGATCGAGGGCGTCAGTGTTGCACCCGCGCGCTGCGGCGATGGCGGTACGTTGATCAACGATGCCGGCATCACCAGCGTCGACGCCAACGGCAACCTGCTGCGCAACGGCGATAGTGGCCTGTTCAACCTCAAAGCCGACGGCAGCGGCACCGCCAACTTCGAGGGCGGCCTGGTCAACGTCAATGCCGATGGAAGCGGCACCATCAACGCGTCCGGTCAGGGCGGCGGCGACGCTCTCATCGACGTGCAGTCCAACGGCGGCGGCACCTACAACGGCCCGGCCGGGTTGATCAGCTTGAACGGCAAGGGCGCTGGCACCTGGAACAGCGACAAGAGCGGCCTGATCGACAACTACGGCGATGGCAGTGGTACCTGGAACGGCCCGCGTGGGTTGGTCACCATTAATGCCGATGGCTCGGGCACCTGGAACGGGCCGGACGGCCTGGTGCAGAACCGCGGCGACGGAACCGGAACGGTGGGCACCCCGCCGCGCGAGGTGCGGATGCCGCCGCTGCCGAAGGTGCCGCCGGCCGGCCGCTTCCCGCCGTTGCAGAAGTTCGCACCGCCCGGTACGCCATGCGGCTATCTGATTACCTTGAACGACCGCATCCTGTTCGACTTCGACAAGTCCGACATCCGCCCGGATGCCGTGCGCGTACTCGACACGCTGGCGGCCGCGCTCGGCAAGGTGACAACCCAACAGATGGAAGTGCGCGGGCATACCGATGCCAAAGGCGACGACGCCTACAACCAGGCGCTGTCCGAGCGCCGTGCCCATGCGGTGCTGGCCGCGTTACGCACGCGCGGCGCCGCACAGGGCGCCGGTGCAAAGGGCTATGGCGAGTCGCAACCGGTGGCGCCCAATACGGTCAACGGCCAGGACAATCCGGGCGGTCGTCAGCTCAATCGCCGCGTCGAGATCTTCCTGCGCACGTGA